A part of Ptychodera flava strain L36383 chromosome 11, AS_Pfla_20210202, whole genome shotgun sequence genomic DNA contains:
- the LOC139144554 gene encoding somatostatin receptor type 2-like gives MSHEMANLAVDSFPIRKPLQHDSEDYESLFLDFFNSSLLPSNSTQEFSTLMTVMASTIFSMIFVVGVVGNIFTIYVVTRRIKLKSTTSVYILSLACADLLFVLTSPLFAVQFLLGPDNKFGEIGCRLIDAMDIFTMLTGIFTLTVMSVDRFFAVVFPLKAMAYRLRAVASYVNVAVWLISFVFSLPMMIMVNEVTITNSDGSTVQRCESLMDEEFDKVYKTVIFVFAFPLPFFIISVCYLTIVSTLLRKNGSAAIAETNKSRQSKQRVAKMVLIIVVVFFICWLPFWIIMMLVVYEVITPTPVLMYLNLALVCLSYINSCANPLLYTLLSHNVRRKLRMRGSSTVVSDRISEANTTNLNRKSLRSKNI, from the coding sequence ATGTCGCATGAAATGGCAAATTTGGCCGTGGATTCTTTTCCCATTCGAAAACCTCTACAGCATGACTCTGAGGATTATGAATCCCTATTTCTGGATTTCTTTAACAGCAGTCTACTGCCCAGTAACAGTACCCAGGAATTTTCCACCTTGATGACGGTTATGGCATCAACCATATTCTCCATGATCTTCGTTGTAGGCGTTGTCGGCAATATATTCACTATCTACGTCGTTACACGAAGAATCAAGCTGAAAAGTACGACGAGTGTTTATATATTGAGCCTGGCGTGTGCTGACCTTCTGTTTGTACTTACAAGTCCCCTTTTTGCGGTGCAGTTCTTATTGGGACCGGATAATAAATTTGGTGAGATCGGCTGTCGCTTGATCGACGCCATGGACATCTTTACAATGCTGACTGGTATTTTCACGCTTACTGTAATGAGTGTTGATCGTTTCTTTGCTGTGGTTTTCCCGCTAAAGGCCATGGCTTACAGATTACGTGCCGTCGCCTCCTATGTAAATGTTGCAGTGTGGctcataagttttgtattttctttaCCAATGATGATTATGGTCAATGAGGTAACTATTACAAACTCTGACGGTTCAACAGTACAGAGATGTGAAAGTCTCATGGATGAAGAGTTTGACAAAGTATACAAAACGGTTATCTTCGTCTTTGCATTCCCGTTGCCGTTTTTCATCATCAGCGTGTGTTATTTGACCATTGTGTCAACTCTTCTGCGTAAAAACGGATCAGCTGCAATCGCCGAAACCAATAAGTCTCGACAATCTAAACAGCGAGTAGCTAAGATGGTTCTTATTATCGTCGTGGTGTTCTTCATCTGTTGGTTGCCTTTTTGGATAATCATGATGCTTGTCGTTTATGAAGTGATAACACCTACCCCTGTATTGATGTACCTTAACTTAGCTTTAGTATGCTTATCCTATATCAATAGCTGTGCCAATCCTTTACTGTACACGTTACTGAGTCACAATGTGCGGCGAAAACTGCGTATGAGAGGCAGTTCAACAGTGGTCAGCGATCGAATCAGCGAAGCTAATACAACAAACTTGAATAGAAAGAGTCTGCGAAGCAAAAACATTTAG